One segment of Scyliorhinus torazame isolate Kashiwa2021f chromosome 14, sScyTor2.1, whole genome shotgun sequence DNA contains the following:
- the LOC140390507 gene encoding E3 ubiquitin-protein ligase TRIM35-like produces the protein MNQVWLFNNPFLLITIACPVLRCTYCHWSQRQRLTSGPIDTGPPIFNSVGPEQPSEMSNFWEMLRNDQRKELCSLHKEKVKLFCKTDNQLICVVCQSSKSHQTHGLLPLEEAAEEFKAKLRTFLKPVQDKKKDCNAVRSDYEKILNHIQDQGTNAEKQINAQFEKLHQFLREEERIVLEGLKLEKEEKSQEMKERIEKITEEISSLSAAVQDIEQELREQDNIKFLMVALHLFFFFFVASLTPCPRSCRLAKKKPETLPVTRTEG, from the exons ATGAACCAAGTCTGGTTATTCAACAATCCATTTCTGCTCATCACAAttgcctgtcctgttctgagatgtACTTATTGCCACTGGAGCCAGCGGCAGCGACTGACAAGTGGCCCAATTGATACGGGACCGCCAATTTTCAACTCGGTTGGACCTGAGCAACCCTCCGAGATGTCCAACTTTTGGGAGATGCTGAGAAACGATCAGAGGAAGGAGCTGTGCAGCCTCCACAAGGAGAAGGTGAAATTGTTTTGCAAAACGGACAATCAGCTCATCTGTGTTGTTTGCCAGAGTTCAAAAAGCCACCAAACCCACGGGTTGCTGCCGCTGGAAGAAGCTGCTGAAGAGTTTAAG gcGAAGCTGCGAACCTTCCTGAAGCCAGTCCAGGACAAGAAGAAGGACTGTAACGCTGTGAGAAGTGATTATGAGAAAATATTAAACCACATTCAG GACCAAGGTACAAATGCAGAGAAACAGATCAACGCCCAATTTGAGAAACTTCACCAGTTTCTCCGTGAGGAAGAGAGGATTGTATTGGAAGGTCTGAAACTGGAGAAAGAGGAAAAGAGTCAGGAGATGAAGGAGAGGATTGAGAAGATAACGGAGGAAATCTCATCGCTTTCCGCTGCTGTTCAGGATATTGAACAAGAGCTGAGGGAACAAGACAACATCAAGTTTTTAATGGTAGCTCTtcatctgtttttttttttctttgtcgCTTCCTTGACACCGTGTCCGAGATCATGCAGGTTGGCTAAAAAAAAACCTGAAACCTTGCCAGTTACGAGAACTGAAGGCTGA